The Micromonospora sp. Llam0 genome includes a window with the following:
- the asnB gene encoding asparagine synthase (glutamine-hydrolyzing), translated as MCGLLAFFSARGDAGAHRDAIAHALECLHHRGPDETGVEVIGDPTGRWADAVFAHKRLAIIDVASSQEPLAYADGRYLLTFNGEIYNYIELRDQLVREFGAQFATAGDGEVIVAGYHYWGEKVLHKLRGMFAFVIWDRQRRRAFGARDYFGIKPLHYLQTPDGIYLASEKKALLPFSAAAGAGDAGVDTANLSHYLTLQYVPEPRTLHSGISRIGSGECLTWSPPALDPTTGGPAPDPAGGVQVRRWYQPIFRPTPTPDPQRLYDEIRETLRESVRMHMRADVPVGAFLSSGIDSTAVVALAREFNPNILTFTVGYDVSGYSEIEVAQDSARHLNVTTIPTKIGPQDMMEALPRIVWHLDDPVADPALVPLYFVAQKAAEHVTVVLSGEGADEFFGGYTIYREPLSLGAVHGLPDPMQKGLRAVSKVIPQGVKGKSFLERGTTPIEERYYGNARMFTEEEKRHLLRRYDPSVRYTDVTAPIYAECAELDDVTKMQYVDLYTWLRGDILVKADRISMAHSLEVRVPFLDKEVFDVAAKIPVELRLPPRSDATKYAMRQALQGVVPPAIVNRRKLGFPTPTRVWLRGEMYEWARHIFATSGAGDLLDLSYAMRLLDEHKREEADHSRKVWTVLVFCIWHAIFVERSLDPGIRRNQSALLTKPVVGSMVA; from the coding sequence ATGTGCGGACTCCTGGCCTTTTTCAGCGCCCGCGGCGACGCCGGCGCACACCGCGACGCGATCGCCCACGCGTTGGAATGCCTGCACCACCGTGGCCCGGACGAGACCGGCGTGGAGGTGATCGGCGACCCGACCGGCCGGTGGGCGGACGCGGTGTTCGCGCACAAGCGGCTGGCCATCATCGACGTGGCGTCCAGCCAGGAGCCGCTCGCCTACGCCGACGGCCGCTACCTGCTCACCTTCAACGGCGAGATCTACAACTACATCGAGCTGCGGGACCAGCTGGTCCGGGAGTTCGGCGCGCAGTTCGCCACCGCCGGTGACGGTGAGGTGATCGTCGCCGGGTACCACTACTGGGGCGAGAAGGTGCTGCACAAGCTGCGCGGCATGTTCGCCTTCGTGATCTGGGACCGGCAGCGGCGTCGCGCGTTCGGCGCCCGGGACTACTTCGGGATCAAGCCGCTGCACTACCTGCAGACCCCGGACGGCATCTACCTGGCCTCGGAGAAGAAGGCGCTGCTGCCATTCTCCGCCGCCGCCGGCGCCGGCGACGCCGGGGTGGACACCGCGAACCTGTCGCACTACCTGACCCTGCAGTATGTGCCGGAGCCGCGCACCCTGCACTCCGGGATCAGCCGGATCGGCTCCGGGGAGTGCCTGACCTGGTCGCCCCCGGCGCTGGACCCGACGACCGGCGGTCCGGCACCGGACCCGGCCGGTGGGGTGCAGGTCCGACGCTGGTACCAGCCGATCTTCCGGCCGACGCCGACGCCGGACCCGCAGCGCCTCTACGACGAGATCCGCGAAACGCTGCGGGAGAGCGTACGCATGCACATGCGGGCCGACGTGCCGGTCGGAGCGTTCCTGTCCAGCGGCATCGACTCGACCGCAGTGGTGGCGCTGGCCCGCGAGTTCAACCCGAACATCCTGACCTTCACCGTCGGGTACGACGTGTCGGGCTACTCGGAGATCGAGGTGGCCCAGGACTCGGCCCGGCACCTGAACGTGACCACCATCCCGACGAAGATCGGGCCGCAGGACATGATGGAGGCGCTGCCGCGCATCGTCTGGCACCTGGACGACCCGGTGGCCGACCCGGCGCTGGTGCCGCTGTACTTCGTGGCGCAGAAAGCCGCCGAACACGTCACCGTCGTGCTCTCCGGCGAGGGCGCGGACGAGTTCTTCGGCGGCTACACCATCTACCGGGAGCCGTTGTCGCTGGGCGCGGTGCACGGACTGCCGGACCCGATGCAGAAAGGGCTGCGCGCCGTCTCCAAGGTGATCCCGCAGGGGGTCAAGGGCAAGAGTTTCCTGGAACGGGGCACCACCCCGATCGAGGAGCGCTACTACGGCAACGCGCGGATGTTCACCGAGGAGGAGAAGCGGCACCTGCTGCGCCGCTACGACCCGTCGGTGCGCTACACCGACGTGACCGCGCCGATCTACGCCGAGTGCGCCGAGCTCGACGACGTCACCAAGATGCAGTACGTCGACCTGTACACCTGGCTGCGCGGCGACATTCTGGTCAAGGCGGACCGGATCTCGATGGCGCATTCGCTGGAGGTGCGGGTGCCGTTCCTCGACAAGGAGGTCTTCGACGTCGCCGCGAAGATCCCGGTGGAGCTGCGGCTGCCGCCGCGTTCCGACGCCACCAAGTACGCGATGCGCCAGGCCCTGCAGGGCGTGGTGCCGCCGGCCATCGTGAACCGCCGCAAGCTGGGCTTCCCGACCCCGACCCGGGTGTGGCTGCGCGGTGAGATGTACGAGTGGGCCCGGCACATCTTCGCCACCTCGGGCGCCGGCGACCTGCTCGACCTGTCGTACGCGATGCGGCTGCTGGACGAGCACAAGCGTGAGGAGGCCGACCACTCCCGCAAGGTGTGGACGGTGCTGGTGTTCTGCATCTGGCACGCGATCTTCGTGGAGCGTTCGCTCGATCCCGGCATCCGGCGCAACCAGTCGGCGCTGCTCACCAAGCCGGTGGTCGGGTCGATGGTCGCCTGA
- a CDS encoding aminopeptidase P family protein, with product MTHDQTEGPVPDRAGAAGTEMTAEGTETAAEGTETAAEVAAEQPRTESHDPDFPEKLLEFMRTGWRDDTLPLAPRAEVPNHARRRAALADAFPGETLVVPTGTEKTRANDTDYPFRPGSDFVYLTGDHDPDSVLVLHPSGDGHDAVLYTRQRSSRETDEFFRSRDGELWVGRRRTLAEKSAELGLRTAPLSELPQALAGCAPARTRVLRGFDPRVDAAVLPYDSGDDAGARDRELATAIAEAKLVKDEWEVAQLQAAIDATVRGFEDVARVLPADRPVAERLLEGIFALRARHDGNDVGYGSIVGAGAHATILHWVRNDGVTRPGDLLLMDMGVEGHHLYTADVTRTLPVSGRFTALQRQVYDIVYAAQQAGMDYIKPGVKFSDVHQTCMRVLAEGLAELGVLPVSVDEAMDKESTVYRRWTLHGFGHMLGIDVHDCSYARKERYRDGELGEGYVLTVEPGLYFQPEDELVPEELRGVGIRIEDDVLVTAAGAVNLSAGLPRQADEVEAWLAAQRDAGPRLP from the coding sequence ATGACACACGATCAGACCGAGGGCCCGGTGCCGGACCGGGCCGGAGCCGCCGGCACCGAGATGACCGCCGAGGGCACCGAGACGGCCGCCGAGGGCACCGAGACGGCCGCCGAGGTCGCCGCCGAGCAGCCGCGCACCGAGTCGCACGACCCGGACTTCCCGGAGAAGCTCCTGGAGTTCATGCGCACCGGCTGGCGCGACGACACGTTGCCGCTCGCCCCGCGCGCCGAGGTGCCGAACCACGCCCGCCGCCGCGCCGCCCTCGCCGACGCCTTCCCCGGCGAGACCCTGGTGGTGCCGACCGGCACCGAGAAGACCCGGGCCAACGACACCGACTACCCGTTCCGGCCGGGCAGCGACTTCGTCTATCTGACCGGTGACCACGATCCGGACAGCGTGCTGGTGCTGCACCCGAGCGGGGACGGACACGACGCGGTGCTCTACACCCGGCAGCGGTCGTCGCGGGAGACCGACGAGTTCTTCCGCAGCCGCGACGGCGAGCTGTGGGTGGGCCGGCGGCGCACCCTGGCGGAGAAGTCCGCCGAGCTGGGCCTGCGCACGGCGCCGCTGAGTGAGCTGCCGCAGGCGTTGGCCGGGTGCGCGCCGGCCCGGACCCGGGTGCTGCGCGGCTTCGACCCGCGGGTGGACGCGGCGGTGCTGCCGTACGACAGCGGCGACGACGCCGGGGCCCGCGACCGCGAGCTGGCCACGGCGATCGCCGAGGCGAAGCTGGTCAAGGACGAGTGGGAGGTCGCCCAGCTGCAGGCGGCGATCGACGCGACGGTCCGCGGCTTCGAGGACGTGGCCCGGGTGCTGCCGGCCGACCGGCCGGTCGCCGAACGGCTGCTGGAGGGGATCTTCGCGCTGCGGGCCCGGCACGACGGCAACGACGTCGGTTACGGTTCGATCGTCGGTGCGGGCGCGCACGCGACGATCCTGCACTGGGTACGCAACGACGGCGTCACCCGTCCGGGTGACCTGCTGCTGATGGACATGGGCGTGGAGGGGCACCATCTCTACACCGCCGACGTGACCCGGACCCTGCCGGTGTCCGGCCGGTTCACCGCCCTGCAGCGGCAGGTCTACGACATCGTGTACGCCGCACAGCAGGCCGGCATGGACTACATCAAGCCGGGGGTGAAGTTCAGCGACGTGCACCAGACCTGCATGCGGGTGCTCGCCGAAGGCCTGGCCGAGCTGGGGGTGCTGCCGGTCAGCGTGGACGAGGCGATGGACAAGGAGTCGACCGTCTACCGCCGGTGGACGCTGCACGGCTTCGGCCACATGCTCGGCATCGACGTGCACGACTGCTCGTACGCCCGTAAGGAACGCTACCGCGACGGCGAGCTCGGCGAGGGGTACGTGCTGACCGTCGAGCCCGGCCTGTACTTCCAGCCGGAGGACGAGCTGGTGCCCGAGGAACTGCGCGGCGTCGGCATCCGGATCGAGGACGACGTGCTGGTCACCGCCGCCGGGGCGGTGAACCTGTCGGCCGGGCTGCCCCGGCAGGCCGACGAGGTCGAGGCCTGGCTGGCGGCGCAGCGCGACGCCGGCCCCCGGCTGCCCTGA
- the pulA gene encoding pullulanase-type alpha-1,6-glucosidase: MEAAPARIRATRLAPYALAALLAATLAGVPAPAAGAAPTGTVPTGTASRAEQFYFLLPDRFANGDPGNDRGGLTGDRLTTGHDPTDKGFYQGGDLQGVIDNLDYIQGLGTTAIWLAPVFVNRPVQGSGDDVSAGYHGYWVTDFTQVDPHFGSTADLKRLVDLAHRRGIKIYLDVIVNHTADVISYAEDSYSYVDKATEPYRDAAGRPFDDRNHADGSRAFPDVDTDAFPYTPVVDPADARVKVPAWLNDPTMYHNRGDSTFVGENSEYGDFFGLDDLWTERPEVVRGMTKIFADWIRATGVDGYRLDTVKHVNLDFWPQFSRGIDAAARRAGRPDFFMFGEVYSADPEVTSTYVRRGGLPATLDFGFQEAARSYVADGGPATALAELYAADPLYTARDTDAGRLPTFLGNHDMGRIGTFVADGGTDPASHLRRDLLAHELMFLTRGQPVIYSGDEQGFTGAGGDKDARQTMFGSRVADYLDDDLLGTDRTHADDQFDRDHPLYRGIAALGALRAAHPALRDGIQVTRYAADGPGVFAFSRVDPAERVEYVVAVNNATTAQQVTVDTWSPGATFTGVYGGHRPVHADAAGRITVTVPALSSLVHRAGTPIPTSTGVPSISITAPADGAAVATRAAVTAEVTGDPLAEVTVAARVAGGKWTVLGRAGHAPYQVHHDLAGLAGGTRIEYQAVVRDSRHRTATARTTAVVGTPPSGDARDWLVVHYQRPDGDYPDWGLYTWGDIDPDWQTPWPTGQPFAGEDSYGRFAWVKLAPGAKSVGFLVVDADGTKDVDVDRTVDVSATGEVWVKQGDPALYPTRRAATGEDDPPADDGVALLHYRRADGDYTGWGLHVWDGAATPTEWADPLPPADRNGYGVTFRVPLTDDATGLSYIVHRGDDKDLPTDQRLDFDAVGREVWLLAGDPQRLLPPAPAAAGRDLDLTAQRAHWIDRSTVAWATGPTDGRRYDLVWAPDGGLRVDGDDLVGDHRSIPLTARRNGLTEAQRAAFPHLWAHSAFTVDVRDRATLAAALRGQLAVTERDHEGNLLAVTGVQSPGVLDDLYAAATKAPLGVTFAGRRPTLSVWAPTARTVALELFDTPTAEPRTVTMRRDDRTGVWSVRGEPSWTGRYYRYRVDAWQPAAGRMVTASVTDPYAVALAADSTHSLIVDLDDPALAPDGWARLRKPAAVPAGRTQIQEVSVRDFSIADDSVPAARRGTYLAFTDPDSTGMRQLRSLADAGVTHLHLLPTFDFATIPERRAEQAEPDCDLAALPADSPRQQECVAAVADRDGYNWGYDPLHYTVPEGGYATDPDGAARTGEFRAMVAGLNAAGLRVVLDVVYNHTSASGVNRHSVLDQIVPGYYHRLLDDGSVATSTCCANTAPEHAMMGRLVVDSVVSWAKAYKVDGFRFDLMGHHPKANILAVRAALDRLTVARDGVDGRSILLYGEGWDFGEVAGDARFVQATQANMAGTGVGTFTDRLRDAVRGGGPFDANPRVQGFATGLFTDPNGDPVNGSRAEQQTRLRHQQDLIKVGLTGNLAAYTFTAASGDRVTGADVDYNGSPAGYTAAPGEAVTYVDAHDNEILYDALAYKLPAGTSTADRSRAQLLALSTVIFAQGTGFVTAGSERLRSKSLDRNSYNSGDWFNQIRWDCADGNGFGAGLPPAEDNADKWPYAGPLLADPALVPDCATIGLTAARYAELLRIRASSPVFALSTAREVQQRVSFPLAGPAETPGVITMRLRSAGLDRRWRSVTVIFNATPQTARQRLPELRRATVELHPVLRDSADPVSRQAGFDTATGTFTVPPRTVAVFVQPT, translated from the coding sequence ATGGAAGCCGCACCCGCCCGCATCCGCGCGACCCGCCTGGCGCCGTACGCCCTCGCCGCCCTCCTCGCCGCCACCCTGGCCGGCGTCCCGGCACCGGCGGCCGGTGCCGCGCCCACCGGGACCGTACCCACCGGGACCGCCAGCCGCGCCGAACAGTTCTACTTCCTGCTGCCGGACCGGTTCGCCAACGGCGACCCGGGCAACGACCGGGGCGGGCTGACCGGCGACCGGCTCACCACCGGTCACGACCCCACCGACAAGGGCTTCTACCAGGGCGGCGACCTGCAGGGTGTGATCGACAACCTGGACTACATCCAGGGCCTGGGCACCACCGCCATCTGGCTCGCCCCGGTCTTCGTCAACCGACCGGTGCAGGGCAGCGGCGACGACGTGTCGGCCGGCTACCACGGATACTGGGTCACCGACTTCACCCAGGTCGATCCGCACTTCGGTAGCACCGCCGACCTCAAACGGCTCGTTGACCTCGCCCACCGGCGCGGCATCAAGATCTATCTCGACGTCATCGTCAACCACACCGCCGACGTCATCTCCTACGCCGAGGACAGCTACAGCTACGTCGACAAGGCCACCGAGCCGTACCGCGACGCCGCTGGCCGGCCGTTCGACGACCGCAACCACGCCGACGGCAGCCGCGCCTTCCCCGACGTCGACACCGACGCGTTCCCGTACACCCCGGTTGTCGACCCCGCCGACGCGCGGGTCAAGGTCCCGGCCTGGCTGAACGACCCGACGATGTACCACAACCGGGGCGACAGCACCTTCGTCGGCGAGAACAGCGAGTACGGTGACTTCTTCGGCCTCGACGACCTGTGGACCGAACGGCCGGAGGTGGTCCGCGGCATGACGAAGATCTTCGCCGACTGGATCCGTGCCACCGGGGTGGACGGCTACCGGCTCGACACCGTCAAACACGTCAACCTCGACTTCTGGCCGCAGTTCAGCCGGGGCATCGACGCCGCCGCCCGGCGCGCCGGGCGCCCCGACTTCTTCATGTTCGGCGAGGTGTACTCCGCCGACCCCGAGGTCACCTCGACCTACGTCCGCCGGGGTGGGCTACCGGCCACCCTGGACTTCGGCTTCCAGGAGGCGGCTCGGTCGTACGTCGCCGACGGCGGGCCCGCGACCGCCCTGGCCGAGCTGTACGCCGCCGACCCGCTGTACACCGCCCGGGACACCGACGCCGGCCGGCTGCCCACCTTCCTCGGCAACCACGACATGGGTCGGATCGGCACCTTCGTCGCCGACGGTGGCACCGACCCGGCCAGCCACCTGCGTCGCGACCTGCTCGCCCACGAACTGATGTTCCTCACCCGGGGCCAGCCGGTGATCTACTCCGGCGACGAACAGGGCTTTACCGGCGCCGGCGGCGACAAGGACGCCCGGCAGACCATGTTCGGCTCCCGGGTCGCCGACTACCTCGACGACGACCTGCTCGGCACCGACCGCACCCACGCCGACGACCAGTTCGACCGCGACCACCCGCTCTACCGGGGCATCGCCGCGCTCGGCGCGCTGCGCGCCGCCCACCCGGCGTTGCGCGACGGCATCCAGGTCACCCGGTACGCCGCCGACGGCCCCGGGGTGTTCGCCTTCTCCCGCGTCGACCCTGCCGAGCGCGTCGAGTACGTCGTCGCCGTCAACAACGCCACCACCGCCCAGCAGGTCACCGTCGACACCTGGTCACCCGGTGCCACGTTCACCGGCGTGTACGGCGGGCACCGGCCGGTCCACGCCGACGCCGCCGGGCGGATCACGGTCACCGTGCCGGCGCTGTCCTCGCTGGTGCACCGGGCCGGCACCCCGATCCCGACGTCGACCGGCGTACCGTCGATCTCGATCACCGCCCCGGCCGACGGTGCCGCCGTCGCCACCCGGGCCGCCGTCACCGCCGAGGTGACCGGTGACCCGCTGGCCGAGGTCACCGTCGCCGCCCGGGTCGCCGGCGGCAAGTGGACCGTGCTCGGCCGGGCCGGGCACGCGCCGTACCAGGTGCACCACGACCTCGCCGGGTTGGCCGGTGGGACCCGGATCGAGTACCAGGCGGTGGTGCGCGACAGCAGACACCGGACCGCCACCGCGAGGACCACCGCCGTGGTCGGCACCCCGCCGTCCGGTGACGCCCGCGACTGGCTGGTCGTGCACTACCAGCGACCCGACGGCGACTACCCCGACTGGGGCCTGTACACCTGGGGCGACATCGACCCCGACTGGCAGACCCCGTGGCCGACCGGCCAACCGTTCGCCGGTGAGGACAGCTACGGCCGGTTCGCCTGGGTGAAGCTCGCCCCCGGCGCGAAGTCGGTCGGCTTCCTCGTCGTCGACGCCGACGGCACGAAGGACGTCGACGTCGACCGGACCGTCGACGTGAGCGCCACCGGCGAGGTGTGGGTCAAGCAGGGCGACCCGGCGCTCTACCCGACCCGCCGCGCCGCCACCGGCGAGGACGATCCACCGGCCGACGACGGTGTCGCGCTGCTGCACTACCGCCGCGCCGACGGCGACTACACCGGCTGGGGGCTGCACGTCTGGGACGGCGCTGCCACCCCCACCGAATGGGCCGACCCGCTGCCGCCCGCCGACCGGAACGGCTACGGCGTCACCTTCCGGGTGCCGCTGACCGACGACGCGACCGGGCTGAGCTACATCGTCCACCGGGGAGACGACAAGGACCTGCCGACCGACCAGCGGCTCGACTTCGACGCCGTCGGCCGCGAGGTATGGCTGCTCGCCGGTGACCCGCAGCGGCTGCTGCCACCGGCACCCGCCGCCGCCGGCCGCGATCTCGACCTGACCGCTCAGCGGGCCCACTGGATCGACCGGTCCACCGTGGCCTGGGCCACCGGACCGACCGACGGCAGACGCTACGACCTGGTCTGGGCACCCGACGGCGGGCTGCGGGTCGACGGTGACGACCTCGTCGGCGACCACCGGTCGATCCCGCTGACCGCGCGGCGCAACGGGCTCACCGAGGCCCAGCGGGCCGCGTTCCCGCACCTGTGGGCGCACAGCGCCTTCACCGTCGACGTGCGGGACCGGGCGACGCTCGCCGCCGCGCTGCGCGGCCAGCTCGCGGTCACCGAACGCGACCACGAGGGCAACCTGCTCGCGGTCACCGGCGTGCAGTCGCCCGGCGTGCTCGACGACCTGTACGCCGCCGCGACGAAAGCCCCGCTCGGGGTCACCTTCGCCGGCCGGCGACCGACCCTGTCGGTCTGGGCACCGACCGCCCGGACCGTCGCGTTGGAGCTGTTCGACACGCCGACCGCCGAGCCGCGGACCGTGACGATGCGCCGCGACGACCGCACCGGCGTCTGGTCGGTACGCGGTGAACCGTCCTGGACCGGCCGCTACTACCGCTACCGGGTCGACGCCTGGCAACCGGCCGCCGGGCGGATGGTGACCGCCTCGGTCACCGACCCGTATGCGGTGGCGCTGGCCGCCGACTCCACGCACAGCCTGATCGTCGACCTCGACGACCCGGCGCTGGCGCCGGACGGCTGGGCGCGGCTGCGCAAACCGGCGGCGGTGCCGGCCGGCCGGACCCAGATCCAGGAGGTGTCCGTCCGCGACTTCTCCATCGCCGACGACAGCGTCCCCGCTGCCCGGCGCGGCACCTACCTGGCGTTCACCGACCCGGACAGCACCGGGATGCGGCAGTTGCGGTCGCTGGCCGACGCCGGCGTCACCCACCTGCACCTGCTGCCGACCTTCGACTTCGCCACCATCCCGGAACGCCGCGCCGAGCAGGCCGAGCCGGACTGCGACCTGGCCGCGCTGCCGGCCGACTCACCCCGCCAGCAGGAGTGTGTCGCCGCCGTCGCCGACCGTGACGGCTACAACTGGGGCTATGACCCGCTGCACTACACGGTGCCCGAGGGCGGCTACGCCACCGACCCGGACGGTGCCGCCCGCACCGGCGAGTTCCGCGCGATGGTCGCCGGGCTCAACGCCGCCGGGCTGCGGGTGGTGCTCGACGTGGTCTACAACCACACGTCGGCGTCCGGCGTGAACCGGCACTCGGTGCTGGACCAGATCGTTCCCGGCTACTACCACCGGCTGCTCGACGACGGCAGCGTGGCCACCTCCACCTGCTGCGCCAACACCGCACCGGAACACGCCATGATGGGCCGGCTGGTCGTCGACTCGGTGGTCAGCTGGGCCAAGGCGTACAAGGTGGACGGTTTCCGGTTCGACCTGATGGGTCACCACCCGAAGGCCAACATCCTGGCGGTCCGGGCGGCGCTGGACCGGCTGACCGTGGCCCGGGACGGGGTGGACGGCCGGTCGATCCTGCTCTACGGCGAGGGCTGGGACTTCGGCGAGGTCGCCGGCGACGCCCGCTTCGTCCAGGCCACCCAGGCCAACATGGCCGGCACCGGGGTCGGCACGTTCACCGACCGGCTGCGCGACGCGGTACGCGGCGGCGGCCCGTTCGACGCCAACCCCCGGGTGCAGGGCTTCGCCACCGGCCTGTTCACCGACCCGAACGGGGATCCGGTCAACGGCAGCCGCGCCGAGCAGCAGACCCGGCTGCGCCACCAGCAGGACCTGATCAAGGTCGGGCTGACCGGCAACCTGGCCGCCTACACGTTCACCGCTGCCAGCGGCGACCGGGTGACCGGTGCCGACGTCGACTACAACGGTTCACCGGCCGGCTACACGGCGGCACCCGGGGAGGCGGTGACCTACGTCGACGCCCACGACAACGAGATCCTCTACGACGCGCTGGCGTACAAGCTGCCGGCCGGCACGTCGACCGCCGACCGGTCCCGGGCCCAGCTGCTCGCCCTGTCGACAGTGATCTTTGCCCAGGGCACCGGGTTCGTCACCGCCGGCAGCGAACGGCTGCGGTCCAAGTCGTTGGACCGCAACTCGTACAACTCGGGGGACTGGTTCAACCAGATCCGTTGGGACTGCGCCGACGGCAACGGCTTCGGCGCCGGTCTGCCGCCGGCGGAAGACAACGCCGACAAGTGGCCGTACGCCGGGCCGCTGCTCGCCGACCCGGCCCTGGTGCCGGACTGCGCGACGATCGGCCTGACCGCCGCCCGGTACGCCGAACTGCTGCGGATCCGTGCCTCGTCACCGGTGTTCGCCCTGTCCACCGCCCGCGAGGTGCAGCAGCGGGTCAGCTTCCCGCTGGCCGGGCCGGCCGAGACCCCCGGCGTGATCACCATGCGGCTGCGCTCCGCCGGCCTGGACCGGCGGTGGCGGTCGGTGACGGTGATCTTCAACGCGACTCCGCAGACTGCCCGGCAGCGGCTGCCCGAGCTGCGCCGGGCCACCGTCGAGCTGCACCCGGTGCTGCGCGACTCGGCCGACCCGGTGAGCCGGCAGGCCGGCTTCGACACCGCCACCGGCACGTTCACCGTGCCGCCGCGTACCGTGGCGGTCTTCGTCCAGCCGACCTGA
- a CDS encoding cellulose binding domain-containing protein, with protein sequence MDGRHAARTAWTPSTVIVLAPWVVVLSGLAVMVVIFLVAAGCVPVQTRAIGEPPPTVVPEPEPRVAATPPAVNTGGQLVAAAPPPSGEAVLRPAPSSPAPSTPAAMPPSPSGPAHEPVEPPRATTPAPPRTPAPPADPDVVGRYRVLQQFGDGFIAEVLVVNTSRRDRDWTITVRFPDNVGRLYAAWVEGAPQATMRRSGREYVFTSSVPVGARSSVPLRFHFERHGRGTTPQRCLANGAPCDLD encoded by the coding sequence GTGGACGGCAGACACGCCGCGCGCACCGCCTGGACCCCCTCCACCGTGATCGTCCTGGCACCGTGGGTGGTCGTCCTGAGTGGACTTGCCGTCATGGTGGTCATCTTTCTGGTGGCCGCCGGCTGCGTACCCGTGCAGACCCGGGCGATCGGTGAGCCGCCGCCGACCGTCGTTCCCGAGCCCGAGCCACGGGTCGCCGCGACCCCACCGGCGGTGAACACCGGCGGCCAGTTGGTCGCCGCCGCCCCGCCGCCGTCCGGCGAGGCGGTCCTGCGGCCCGCCCCCTCCTCGCCGGCACCGTCCACTCCGGCTGCCATGCCGCCGTCGCCGTCCGGCCCGGCCCACGAGCCGGTCGAGCCGCCGCGCGCTACCACGCCCGCACCGCCCCGCACCCCGGCGCCGCCGGCCGATCCCGACGTGGTCGGCCGCTACCGGGTGCTCCAGCAGTTCGGCGACGGGTTCATCGCCGAGGTGCTGGTGGTGAACACCTCGCGGCGCGATCGTGACTGGACCATCACCGTCCGGTTCCCGGACAACGTCGGCCGGCTGTACGCGGCCTGGGTGGAAGGCGCGCCGCAGGCGACCATGCGCCGGTCCGGCCGGGAGTATGTCTTCACCAGTTCGGTGCCGGTCGGGGCACGTTCGTCGGTGCCGTTGCGGTTTCACTTCGAACGCCACGGTCGCGGCACCACCCCGCAGCGGTGCCTGGCCAACGGCGCACCCTGCGACCTGGACTGA